A portion of the Citrobacter rodentium NBRC 105723 = DSM 16636 genome contains these proteins:
- a CDS encoding JAB domain-containing protein: MQQLSFLPGEMTPGERSLILRALKTLDRHLHEPGVAFTSTRAAREWLILNMAGLEREEFRVLYLNNQNQLIAGETLFTGTINRTEVHPREVIKRALYHNAAAVVLAHNHPSGEVTPSKADRLITERLVQALGLVDIRVPDHLIVGGSQVFSFAEHGLL, encoded by the coding sequence ATGCAGCAGCTTTCCTTTCTGCCCGGAGAGATGACGCCCGGCGAGCGCAGTCTCATTCTGCGGGCCCTGAAAACCCTGGACCGCCATCTTCATGAACCCGGCGTGGCCTTCACCTCCACCCGTGCGGCACGGGAATGGCTGATTCTGAACATGGCGGGACTGGAGCGTGAAGAATTCCGGGTGCTGTATCTGAATAACCAGAATCAGCTGATTGCCGGTGAAACCCTCTTCACCGGCACCATCAACCGCACGGAAGTCCATCCCCGGGAAGTGATTAAACGCGCCCTGTACCACAATGCCGCTGCCGTGGTGCTGGCGCACAATCACCCGTCCGGTGAAGTCACCCCCAGTAAGGCAGACCGCCTTATCACGGAACGTCTGGTACAGGCACTGGGCCTGGTGGATATCCGGGTGCCGGACCATCTGATAGTCGGTGGCAGCCAGGTTTTCTCCTTTGCCGAACATGGTCTGCTTTAA
- a CDS encoding DUF987 domain-containing protein, whose product MKIITRGEAMRIHQQHPTSRLFPFCTGKYRWHGSAEAYTGREVQDIPGVLAVFAERRKDSFGPYVRLMSVTLN is encoded by the coding sequence ATGAAAATTATCACCCGTGGTGAAGCCATGCGTATTCACCAACAACATCCGACATCCCGTCTTTTTCCGTTCTGTACCGGTAAGTACCGCTGGCACGGCAGTGCTGAAGCGTATACCGGTCGTGAAGTGCAGGATATTCCCGGTGTGCTGGCCGTATTTGCAGAACGTCGTAAGGACAGTTTTGGCCCGTATGTCCGGCTGATGAGCGTCACCCTGAACTGA